A window of the Salvelinus alpinus chromosome 3, SLU_Salpinus.1, whole genome shotgun sequence genome harbors these coding sequences:
- the LOC139570102 gene encoding phosphatidylcholine:ceramide cholinephosphotransferase 1-like — MKKVAQWSTEDVRQWLTNEGMQEYSEAFRHLDGQGLLQLSKADFQTATLVLVTSDTGRQLLDKMETLRIEHHIEAHKNGHANGHSILTVINEVNGNKPKSNGLINGFHKERVQIPMPEINLSPFPEEWGKTAVACIYAMVCFVCTTIIISVVHERVPPKEATPPLPDKFFDFFDRVDWAFSICEINGMILVVLWLLQLTLLKYRSIVGRRFFFIVGTLYLYRCITMYITTLPVPGMHFKCSPKLFGDWEAQMRRVMKMIAGGGLTITGSHHMCGDYLYSGHTVMLTLSYLFIKEYSPKRFWWYHLICWLLCAVGLFCILLAHDHYSIDVVVAYFITTRLFWWYHTMANQQVLKESSQSNFFSRVWWYRIFQYLEQNVTGIVPRNYRMPLSWPLAQWSQVKYSRIDTQCP, encoded by the exons ATGAAGAAAGTGGCCCAGTGGTCAACGGAGGATGTGCGCCAGTGGCTGACCAATGAGGGAATGCAGGAATACTCTGAGGCCTTCCGCCACCTGGACGGCCAGGGCCTCCTGCAGCTCTCCAAGGCGGACTTCCAGACGGCCACTCTGGTCCTTGTCACCTCGGACACAGGCAGACAGCTTTTGGACAAGATGGAGACTCTCAGAatagagcaccacattgaagcacATAAAAATGGGCACGCCAACGGACACTCCATCTTGACCGTCATCAATGAGGTAAATGGGAACAAGCCCAAGAGTAATGGTCTGATCAATGGGTTTCACAAGGAACGGGTTCAGATCCCCATGCCTGAGATCAACCTCTCGCCGTTCCCTGAAGAGTGGGGGAAGACTGCCGTGGCTTGCATCTACGCCATGGTCTGCTTCGTCTGCACCACCATCATTATCTCCGTGGTCCACGAACGTGTGCCTCCCAAAGAGGCTACTCCGCCCCTGCCAGACAAGTTCTTTGACTTTTTTGACCGAGTAGACTGGGCTTTTTCCATATGCGAAATCAACGGCATGATACTGGTCGTCCTGTGGCTACTACAGTTGACACTGTTAAAATATAG GTCCATCGTTGGTCGACGTTTCTTCTTCATCGTTGGCACACTGTACCTATACAGGTGTATCACCATGTACATAACCACACTCCCTGTGCCAGGAATGCATTTCAAGTGCTCTCCTAAG CTGTTTGGTGACTGGGAGGCCCAAATGCGGCGAGTCATGAAGATGATTGCAGGAGGAGGCCTCACCATCACTGGCTCGCACCACATGTGTGGGGACTACCTTTAcagtggccacacagtcatgctGACACTCAGCTATCTCTTCATTAAAGAAT ACTCTCCAAAACGGTTCTGGTGGTACCATTTGATCTGCTGGCTGCTCTGTGCTGTAGGCCTCTTCTGCATTCTCTTGGCTCATGACCACTACTCCATAGATGTGGTGGTGGCTTACTTCATCACCACACGCCTATTCTGGTGGTACCACACCATGGCCAACCAGCAA GTGCTGAAGGAATCATCGCAGAGCAACTTTTTCTCAAGGGTGTGGTGGTACCGAATTTTCCAGTACCTGGAACAGAATGTCACAGGCATCGTCCCTCGGAACTACCGGATGCCGCTGTCATGGCCACTGGCCCAATGGAGTCAAGTGAAGTACAGCCGTATTGACACACAGTGCCCGTGA